In a single window of the Luteitalea sp. genome:
- a CDS encoding methyltransferase domain-containing protein, with product MEQSNVNLWGSSAHALDYLARANSIPHRSEGEAELLACLPRALTRVLDLGSGDGRLLALVRLARPEAEAVAIDFSETMLERLRGRFAGESLVTVRAHDLDHPLPESLGTFDAIVSSFAIHHLSDDRKRALYEEAYRLLRPRGVLCNLEHVASPSRTLHEQFLALIEVDPAEEDPSNKLLDLETQLAWLRTIGFVDVDCHWKWRELALLAGTRL from the coding sequence ATGGAGCAGTCGAACGTCAATCTGTGGGGATCGTCGGCACATGCGCTCGACTATCTCGCTCGGGCCAACTCGATTCCTCATCGAAGCGAAGGAGAGGCGGAGCTGCTGGCCTGTTTGCCACGCGCACTCACGCGCGTGCTCGACCTGGGAAGTGGCGACGGCCGGCTGCTCGCCCTCGTCCGGTTGGCGCGCCCAGAAGCAGAAGCCGTGGCGATCGACTTTTCCGAGACCATGCTCGAGCGACTCCGCGGGCGCTTCGCCGGCGAGTCCCTGGTCACCGTCCGTGCACATGACCTGGACCACCCGCTGCCGGAGTCGCTCGGCACCTTCGATGCGATTGTCTCCAGCTTCGCGATTCACCATCTCTCGGACGATCGCAAGCGCGCTCTGTACGAAGAGGCGTATCGCCTGCTCCGCCCGCGCGGCGTGCTCTGCAATCTGGAGCACGTGGCATCTCCATCGAGGACGCTCCATGAGCAGTTTCTCGCGCTCATCGAGGTCGATCCCGCCGAGGAGGACCCTTCCAACAAGTTGCTCGACCTGGAGACACAGCTCGCCTGGCTGCGTACCATTGGCTTTGTCGATGTCGACTGCCACTGGAAGTGGCGGGAGCTGGCGCTGCTGGCAGGCACCCGCCTGTAG